Proteins encoded by one window of Labrus bergylta chromosome 2, fLabBer1.1, whole genome shotgun sequence:
- the LOC109983345 gene encoding immediate early response gene 5-like protein, whose amino-acid sequence MECAFDAQNLISISLRKIQSSRTQRGGIKLHKNLLVTYVLRNARQFYMSKNLSQTQRTHHYEDVAAVRGRHEYLELTGSLTELADDFYCNFTGVESDTWHCGAHQSIGQPAEVAHQDASACAMVPQSDSELMVSEACWSCADKSSWDLPVLNAQANQKTVLDLDTHVVTTVTNGYFHSDCCAQSKQPQGAQCYSKKRKMDTSYYVVDPEFYLPDFGPWPCKRMRTDDDSPSEPEQLDSSNISNLISVLGSGGLSEFVSWQQTDLEQIIAAQTICLKHTLLTGSGWTRAIEAF is encoded by the coding sequence ATGGAGTGTGCATTTGACGCACAGAATCTGATCTCCATTTCTTTGAGGAAAATCCAAAGCTCCAGGACGCAGAGAGGAGGCATCAAGCTCCACAAGAACTTACTGGTAACGTACGTACTGAGAAATGCCAGGCAGTTTTATATGAGCAAAAACTTATCGCAAACGCAGAGGACGCACCACTATGAGGACGTAGCTGCAGTCCGTGGTCGGCACGAATATCTTGAATTGACTGGGAGCTTAACGGAGTTGGCTGATGACTTCTACTGCAACTTTACCGGGGTTGAGTCGGACACTTGGCACTGCGGAGCGCACCAGTCCATCGGGCAGCCTGCAGAGGTGGCGCACCAAGACGCATCTGCCTGCGCAATGGTTCCACAAAGTGACTCTGAACTGATGGTGTCGGAAGCCTGTTGGAGTTGTGCGGACAAATCCTCGTGGGACTTACCTGTCCTAAACGCACAAGCCAACCAAAAGACTGTCCTGGACTTGGACACGCATGTAGTGACTACTGTCACGAATGGATACTTTCACTCAGACTGTTGCGCGCAGTCAAAACAGCCGCAGGGCGCGCAGTGCTACAGTAAAAAGCGAAAGATGGACACAAGTTATTATGTTGTTGATCCAGAGTTTTACTTGCCAGACTTTGGGCCATGGCCATGTAAAAGGATGAGGACTGATGATGATTCACCTTCAGAACCGGAGCAGTTGGACAGCTCAAACATCTCCAACCTGATTTCAGTGTTGGGCTCAGGTGGACTATCTGAGTTTGTGAGTTGGCAGCAGACAGACCTTGAGCAAATAATTGCTGCTCAAactatttgtttaaaacatacACTGTTAACAGGCAGCGGCTGGACCAGAGCTATTGAAgcattttga